A segment of the Rhodothermus sp. genome:
TTTTTAGTCCCCCGCTCCTCTATTTCTGGCGCATAGAGCCTGCGTTTATGGCGCTTCGTCGGACAAGGGTTGTAGCGTGCGAAAACGTGCCAGGAGCCGCTCCACGTTGGCCTGTCGATGCACGGGGACGCGCAGGCGCAACCGGGCAACCGGTAACGGTGTCTCGTCGTGGCTGTTGCGTGCATACAGATAGGATTCTTCCAGCACGTCAGCCACTTGATAGAGATAGGCAAGCGTTCGTCCTTCGGTCAGCGGGACGCAAACATCCAGTTCCAGGGCCTCGGCCTCAATGCGTTCCTGAAGGCGCCGCTTGAGTTCTTCCAGTCCAATGCCGCGTAAAGCCGAAACGAAAACTGCCTCCGGGTATTCTGCTCGCAGGGTCTGTAGCAATTCCAGACTGGCCAGTCTGTCTATTTTGTTGAACACCAACAGCATCGGTTTGTCAGCCGCCTCCAGTTCGGCCAGCGTTTCGTGGACCACCTGGATGTGATTCTCGAAGCGTGGGTGCGTCGCATCCACCAGGTGCAGGAGCACATCGCTTTCGCGCACTTCGTCGAGCGTGCTTTTAAAGCTTTCGATGAGACGATGGGGCAGCTTACGAATGAAACCGACGGTGTCAGAAAGCAAGACGGGTTTGCCAGGCTCCAGATAAACCAGCCGTGTGGTCGCATCCAGCGTGGCGAAAAGCCGGTCTTCAGCCAGCACACGCGTCCCGGCCAGCACATTCATTAGCGTTGACTTACCTGCATTCGTATAGCCGACAAGCGACACGCGGGTGTAGCGTTGTCGCCTTTTACGTTGCGTGGTTCGCTGTCGGTCGATCCGCTCCAGGCGCTCGCGGAGCACAGCGATGCGTCGAGCGATCAGGCGCCGGTCTGTCTCGATCTGGGTTTCGCCTGGTCCCTTTGTGCCAATGCCACCTTTCTGGCGAGACAGGTGCGTCCACTGGCGCGTCAGACGCGTGCGCATGTATTCCAGTTGCGCCAGTTCAACCTGCGTTTTGGCCACAGCCGTGCGAGCGCGTCGCGCAAAAATATCCAGAATCAGGCCGGTCCGGTCAAGCAACTTGCAACCCAGCGCACGTTCCAGATTTCGCATCTGGACAGGTGAGAGATCATCGTCGAAGATGACCAGATCACTTTTGCGCACTGCTACCAGGCGCCTGAGTTCTTCGACCTTGCCCCGGCCGATATACGTGGCGGCATGGATGCGCCGGAGTACTTGCAGGACCCGATCGGTTACCTTTGCACCTGCCGTGTGGGCCAGCTGTGCCAGCTCCTCCAGCGAATCTTCCACATCCCCGCGCGTCGTTCCAGGCGTCACAACGCCTACCAGAATCGCAGTCTCTGGACGAGGTGATGTGGCCGTATACAACGCTGTTCGCTGCTTCGATTTTATGCCTGTTTTCCTTCTACTTCCTGCAGCTTCAACGTCCGCCAATGCACAAAGTGCCAGCCTATCCTTCCAACGTCTTTCCGTAGCACTGTTGCAGCGTCAGCTCAAAACGGGCATCCAGATAATGGACCAGCAGCCGCCGGAAAGCCGGCTGGCGTACACGCGGAACCACCAGATTAAGGCGGCGCCGCCTGCCCCGAATGTCGGCAAACAGGAATGCAAAGCCGCGCACCTGCCCTTCAGGATCCTGCCAGGGAAAGTAGTCCAAAATCTGTCCCCACCCTACATATCGATCGGCCCGGTTCAAGCCGTCGATAATCCCGCAATCCGTGATGAGCACCTGCTCCGACACAATAGCCGCCCCCAGCCAACACAGGCCGCCGGCAAGATACAGACCTAACCGAAAAACCGGTACCGGCTGTCCATCAAGTACAGCATACGCTCCCAGCGCAATAACCAACAGTAAAAAACCGGTGGGTAGGAGCGGCCAGCGCCGAA
Coding sequences within it:
- the hflX gene encoding GTPase HflX; protein product: MYTATSPRPETAILVGVVTPGTTRGDVEDSLEELAQLAHTAGAKVTDRVLQVLRRIHAATYIGRGKVEELRRLVAVRKSDLVIFDDDLSPVQMRNLERALGCKLLDRTGLILDIFARRARTAVAKTQVELAQLEYMRTRLTRQWTHLSRQKGGIGTKGPGETQIETDRRLIARRIAVLRERLERIDRQRTTQRKRRQRYTRVSLVGYTNAGKSTLMNVLAGTRVLAEDRLFATLDATTRLVYLEPGKPVLLSDTVGFIRKLPHRLIESFKSTLDEVRESDVLLHLVDATHPRFENHIQVVHETLAELEAADKPMLLVFNKIDRLASLELLQTLRAEYPEAVFVSALRGIGLEELKRRLQERIEAEALELDVCVPLTEGRTLAYLYQVADVLEESYLYARNSHDETPLPVARLRLRVPVHRQANVERLLARFRTLQPLSDEAP